The following are encoded together in the Pedobacter steynii genome:
- the atpC gene encoding ATP synthase F1 subunit epsilon: MTLEILTPDKKVFEGEVTAVTVPGTMGSFQILRDHAPIISTLEDGPVIIKSKAGEETFVIKGGVVEVLKNKIIVLAEGVA, encoded by the coding sequence ATGACACTAGAAATATTAACACCAGATAAAAAAGTCTTTGAAGGCGAAGTAACAGCGGTTACGGTACCAGGTACCATGGGATCTTTCCAGATTTTGAGAGACCATGCTCCTATTATCTCAACCTTAGAAGATGGACCAGTAATTATTAAAAGCAAAGCCGGTGAAGAGACCTTTGTAATTAAAGGTGGTGTAGTTGAGGTTTTGAAAAACAAAATTATTGTTCTGGCCGAAGGGGTTGCTTAA
- the atpD gene encoding F0F1 ATP synthase subunit beta — translation MPNIGKIAQIIGPVVDVSFADDAHLPQIFSALEIEKENGQKVVLEVQQHLGEDRVRAIAMDSTDGLVRGMKALDTGAPIKMPVGDEIKGRLFNVVGEAIDGINTIDKTNGRPIHNAPPKFDELSTESEVLFTGIKVIDLLEPYAKGGKIGLFGGAGVGKTVLIMELVNNIAKAYAGLSVFAGVGERTREGNDLLREFIESGVINYGEEFLHSMEKGGWDLSKVDTEKLKESKATLVFGQMNEPPGARARVALSGLTVAEYFRDGDGEGAGKDILFFVDNIFRFTQAGSEVSALLGRMPSAVGYQPTLATEMGLMQERITSTKRGSITSVQAVYVPADDLTDPAPATTFAHLDATTVLSRKISELGIYPAVDPLDSTSRILSPAILGDEHYNTAQRVKEILQRYKELQDIIAILGMDELSEEDKLIVHRARRVQRFLSQPFHVAEQFTGLKGVLVDIKDTIKAFNMIMDGEVDEYPEAAFNLVGGIEDAIEKGKKLLAEANA, via the coding sequence ATGCCTAACATTGGAAAAATAGCGCAGATTATAGGACCGGTAGTTGACGTGAGTTTTGCTGACGATGCTCATTTACCTCAAATTTTCTCTGCATTAGAGATTGAAAAAGAAAACGGCCAGAAGGTCGTTTTAGAAGTTCAACAACATCTTGGTGAAGACCGCGTACGTGCAATTGCAATGGACTCGACCGATGGTTTAGTTCGTGGCATGAAAGCATTAGACACTGGTGCGCCTATCAAAATGCCTGTTGGTGATGAGATTAAAGGCCGTCTGTTCAATGTTGTAGGTGAGGCTATCGATGGTATCAACACAATTGATAAAACCAACGGAAGACCAATCCACAATGCTCCTCCTAAATTTGACGAGCTATCAACTGAATCAGAGGTACTATTTACAGGTATCAAAGTAATCGACTTACTAGAGCCTTATGCTAAAGGTGGTAAAATCGGTTTGTTCGGTGGTGCGGGTGTAGGTAAAACAGTATTGATTATGGAATTGGTAAACAACATCGCGAAAGCGTATGCTGGTTTATCAGTATTTGCCGGTGTAGGTGAGCGTACTCGTGAAGGTAATGACCTTTTACGGGAGTTTATCGAATCTGGTGTAATCAACTATGGTGAGGAATTCCTTCATTCAATGGAAAAAGGTGGATGGGATCTAAGCAAAGTTGATACAGAGAAACTAAAAGAATCTAAAGCAACATTGGTATTCGGTCAGATGAATGAGCCTCCTGGAGCACGTGCTCGTGTGGCTTTATCAGGACTAACCGTTGCTGAATATTTCCGTGATGGTGATGGTGAAGGCGCAGGAAAAGATATCCTTTTCTTCGTTGATAACATCTTCCGTTTCACTCAGGCAGGTTCTGAGGTATCGGCACTTCTAGGTCGTATGCCTTCTGCAGTAGGTTACCAGCCAACTTTGGCAACAGAGATGGGTTTAATGCAGGAGCGTATTACTTCAACTAAACGTGGATCAATTACCTCTGTACAGGCGGTTTATGTGCCTGCGGATGATTTAACGGATCCGGCTCCGGCTACAACGTTTGCCCACTTAGATGCTACAACTGTATTGTCCCGTAAAATTTCTGAGCTAGGTATTTATCCTGCGGTGGATCCATTGGATTCAACTTCAAGAATCTTATCTCCGGCTATCTTAGGTGATGAGCACTATAACACTGCTCAACGCGTAAAAGAAATCTTACAACGTTATAAAGAACTTCAGGATATCATCGCGATTTTGGGTATGGACGAGTTATCTGAAGAAGATAAACTAATCGTTCACCGCGCGCGTCGTGTTCAACGTTTCTTATCTCAACCTTTCCACGTTGCTGAGCAGTTTACAGGCTTAAAAGGTGTACTTGTTGACATTAAAGATACCATCAAAGCATTTAACATGATTATGGATGGTGAAGTTGATGAATATCCAGAGGCTGCATTTAACTTAGTAGGTGGTATCGAAGATGCAATCGAAAAAGGTAAAAAACTATTAGCTGAAGCAAACGCTTAA